A stretch of Orientia tsutsugamushi DNA encodes these proteins:
- a CDS encoding reverse transcriptase N-terminal domain-containing protein gives MKVSRLLLWSLIMREFDETLKGEKQMMVVNFTASTSIDNKIHLQSINWKKCNKVIRSHQTHIVKAIQESRWNRVKALQRLLTHSFSGKTIAVRRVTEN, from the coding sequence ATGAAAGTGAGCAGACTTCTGTTATGGTCTCTTATTATGAGAGAATTTGATGAAACTTTGAAGGGAGAAAAGCAAATGATGGTTGTAAATTTTACAGCCAGTACGTCTATTGATAACAAAATACATTTGCAAAGTATAAACTGGAAGAAATGTAATAAAGTTATTAGAAGTCATCAAACGCATATCGTAAAGGCAATACAGGAAAGCAGATGGAACAGAGTGAAAGCTTTGCAACGGTTGCTTACACATTCTTTTAGCGGTAAGACAATTGCAGTTAGAAGAGTGACAGAAAACTGA